From a single Ochotona princeps isolate mOchPri1 chromosome 12, mOchPri1.hap1, whole genome shotgun sequence genomic region:
- the GRK1 gene encoding rhodopsin kinase GRK1: MDFGALETVVANSAFIAARGSFDGSVTPSSRDKKYLAKLRLPPLSKCQALRDSLSMDFESLCQQQPIGKRLFQQFLGTESRHLPALGLWQDIEDYDTADDDLRPHKAQAILAQYLEPQATLFCNFLEEGAVARMREGPLASQDRVFQPLLQATLAHLGQGPFQEYLDSLHFLRFLQWKWLEAQPIGEDWFLDFRVLGKGGFGEVSACQMKATGKMYACKKLNKKRLKKRKGYQGAMVEKKILAKVHSRFIVSLAYTFETKTDLCLVMTIMNGGDVRYHIYNVDEENPGFPEVRAIFYTAQIISGLEHLHQHRIVYRDLKPENVLLDNDGNIRISDLGLAVELEEGQTKTKGYAGTPGFMAPELLRSEEYDFSVDYFALGVTLYEMIAARGPFRARGEKVENKELRQRVLSEAISYPDKFSLDCKALCEALLEKDPERRLGFREGSCDLLRAQPLFKDINWRQLEAGMLTPPFIPDSRTVYAKNIQDVGAFSTVRGIALEQADTDFFREFASGTCPVPWQEEMIETGIFGDLNVWREDGKMPDDMKGLAAEDPAPVSKSGMCLLS, translated from the exons ATGGATTTTGGAGCCCTGGAGACGGTGGTGGCCAACTCAGCCTTCATCGCTGCCCGGGGTAGCTTTGACGGCAGCGTCACTCCATCTTCACGCGACAAGAAGTACCTGGCCAAGCTGCGGCTGCCCCCACTGTCCAAGTGTCAGGCTCTGCGAGACAGCCTCAGCATGGACTTTGAGAGCCTGTGCCAACAGCAGCCCATTGGCAAGCGACTCTTCCAGCAATTTCTGGGCACAGAGAGCAGGCACCTTCCAGCGCTGGGGCTGTGGCAGGACATTGAGGACTATGACACAGCCGACGATGACCTGCGGCCACACAAGGCCCAGGCCATCCTGGCCCAGTACCTTGAGCCCCAGGCCACactcttctgcaacttcctagaGGAGGGGGCAGTGGCGCGGATGAGGGAGGGGCCCCTGGCCAGCCAGGACAGGGTCTTCCAGCCACTGCTGCAGGCCACGCTGGCCCACCTGGGCCAGGGGCCCTTTCAGGAGTACCTGGACAGCTTGCACTTCCTGCGGTTCCTGCAGTGGAAGTGGCTGGAGGCCCAGCCCATTGGGGAGGACTGGTTCCTGGACTTCCGGGTCCTGGGCAAAGGGGGCTTCGGGGAGGTGTCAGCCTGCCAGATGAAGGCCACCGGCAAGATGTACGCCTGCAAGAAGCTCAACAAGAAGCGGCTCAAGAAGAGGAAGGGCTACCAG GGAGCCATGGTGGAGAAGAAGATCCTCGCCAAAGTACACAGCAGGTTCATCGTGTCCCTGGCCTACACATTCGAAACCAAGACGGACCTCTGCCTGGTGATGACCATCATGAACGGTGGTGATGTGCG GTACCACATCTACAACGTGGATGAGGAGAACCCCGGCTTCCCCGAGGTGCGTGCCATCTTCTACACAGCACAGATCATCAGTGGCCTGGAGCACCTGCACCAGCATCGTATTGTCTACCGTGACCTCAAGCCTGAGAACGTGCTGCTGGACAATGACG GCAACATCCGCATTTCTGACCTTGGGCTGGCTGTGGAGCTGGAGGAGGGACAGACCAAAACCAAGGGATATGCAGGGACCCCAG GGTTCATGGCCCCCGAGCTGCTGCGCAGTGAAGAGTATGACTTTTCCGTGGACTACTTCGCCCTGGGGGTGACCTTATACGAGATGATCGCGGCCAGGGGACCCTTCCGGGCCCGGGGAGAGAAG GTGGAGAACAAGGAGCTGAGGCAGCGCGTCCTGTCCGAGGCCATCTCGTACCCGGACAAGTTCAGCCTGGACTGCAAGGCCTTGTGCGAGGCGCTGCTGGAGAAGGACCCCGAGAGGCGCCTGGGGTTCCGCGAGGGCAGCTGCGACCTGCTGCGGGCCCAGCCGCTCTTCAAGGACATCAACTGGCGGCAGCTCGAGGCCG GGATGCTGACTCCGCCCTTTATCCCGGACTCCCGGACTGTCTACGCCAAGAACATCCAGGACGTGGGGGCCTTCTCCACAGTCCGGGGCATAGCCTTGGAGCAGGCAGACACCGACTTCTTCCGAGAGTTTGCCAGTGgcacctgccctgtgccctggcaGGAGGAGATGATCGAGACGGGCATTTTTGGGGACCTGAACGTGTGGCGCGAGGATGGCAAGATGCCTGATGACATGAAGGGCCTTGCAGCGGAGGACCCAGCACCTGTCTCCAAGTCGGGGATGTGCCTGCTCTCCTAG